In Pseudomonadales bacterium, a single window of DNA contains:
- a CDS encoding AAA family ATPase yields the protein MQDVIEAIVREVARVLLGKDHQIRLALCALFARGHLLIEDLPGMGKTTLSHALARVLGLEFRRVQFTSDMLPGDILGVSVFDQDTRRFSFHPGPIFTEVLLADEINRSTPKTQSALLEAMAERQVSIEGETRALPADFFVIATQNPLTQAGTFALPESQLDRFLMRISIGYPDRDAERAILAGATASITPESLVARITREQLHRIQREAAHVAASASLLDYVQRLVAFSRTAPGFAQGLSPRGALALMAAARSWAYMEGRTHVVPEDVQAVLPAVTAHRLRPGADFEGDGRALADRLLREVDVFG from the coding sequence GTGCAGGACGTCATCGAAGCCATCGTGCGCGAGGTCGCTCGCGTGCTGCTCGGCAAGGATCACCAGATACGCCTGGCACTGTGCGCGCTGTTCGCCCGTGGCCATCTGCTGATCGAAGACCTGCCCGGTATGGGCAAGACCACGCTTTCGCACGCACTCGCACGCGTGCTCGGACTGGAATTCCGGCGCGTCCAGTTCACCAGCGACATGCTGCCGGGTGACATTCTCGGCGTATCGGTGTTCGATCAGGATACGCGCCGCTTCAGTTTCCACCCCGGCCCGATCTTCACCGAGGTGCTGTTGGCCGACGAGATCAACCGCAGTACACCGAAGACGCAGAGTGCCCTGCTCGAGGCGATGGCCGAACGCCAGGTCAGCATCGAAGGCGAAACGCGAGCGCTGCCTGCCGACTTCTTCGTCATCGCGACCCAGAATCCGCTTACGCAGGCCGGTACCTTTGCCTTGCCGGAATCGCAGCTCGACCGCTTCCTGATGCGCATCTCGATCGGTTATCCGGATCGCGACGCCGAGCGCGCGATCCTGGCCGGTGCGACCGCTTCGATCACGCCCGAGTCGCTCGTCGCGCGCATCACACGCGAGCAGTTGCACCGTATCCAGCGCGAGGCGGCACACGTTGCCGCATCTGCCTCGCTGCTCGACTACGTGCAGCGTCTGGTGGCGTTTTCGCGCACGGCACCCGGGTTTGCGCAAGGCCTGTCGCCGCGCGGTGCGTTGGCGTTGATGGCTGCTGCGCGCAGCTGGGCGTACATGGAAGGGCGTACCCACGTGGTGCCGGAGGACGTGCAGGCGGTGCTGCCGGCGGTCACGGCGCATCGGTTGCGGCCAGGTGCGGACTTCGAGGGGGATGGTCGTGCACTCGCCGATCGGCTGCTGCGCGAAGTGGACGTATTCGGCTGA